Proteins from one Camelina sativa cultivar DH55 chromosome 8, Cs, whole genome shotgun sequence genomic window:
- the LOC104707721 gene encoding uncharacterized protein LOC104707721, whose amino-acid sequence MSFWSLSNYSTTFPVCQRCCCGDETINHLLFKCQFAEVVWRCINTTMGRVLIFTDNLEDNIKMLINIQQQQHQPYIVQYLPFWLMWRIWKSRNGFIFRKINRHPATEATKAEQDIKEWFDNTRNATSSNQEQNPRNGPITRRRQTKRWNPPPVGWLKCNFDSGYVEGKTYTRSGWIIRDSNGTVIRSGASKLQQAHSVLQAEALGFLNALQEVWNQGLRYVWFKGDNLELINLINKQQDHQRILPLLFDIRYWMAKLPHSSLGHVTREENKAADKLSHFATEMFSQSQSFHVLSRWLTEYL is encoded by the coding sequence ATGTCTTTCTGGAGCCTTAGCAACTACAGTACAACATTTCCAGTTTGTCAGCGTTGTTGTTGCGGTGATGAAACTATTAACcatttactttttaaatgtcAATTTGCTGAAGTAGTCTGGCGTTGTATCAATACTACAATGGGAAGAGTATTGATATTCACTGATAATCTTGAAGACAACATCAAAATGTTGATCAATAtccagcaacaacaacatcaaccatACATAGTACAATATCTCCCCTTCTGGCTAATGTGGCGGATATGGAAGTCGAGAAATGGTTTCATCTTTCGAAAAATAAACCGACACCCGGCTACCGAAGCAACTAAGGCTGAACAAGATATCAAGGAATGGTTCGACAATACAAGAAATGCAACATCAAGcaaccaagaacaaaatccaagaaatgGTCCTAtcacaagaagaagacaaactaAGAGATGGAATCCTCCACCAGTAGGTTGGTTAAAGTGCAATTTCGATAGTGGGTATGTAGAAGGGAAAACTTATACAAGATCAGGATGGATAATACGAGACAGTAACGGAACAGTTATACGATCGGGAGCATCAAAACTGCAACAAGCACATTCAGTTCTACAAGCTGAAGCCTTAGGATTTCTTAATGCTCTTCAGGAGGTTTGGAATCAAGGTCTCAGATATGTTTGGTTCAAAGGCGACAATTTAGAACTAATAAATTTGATAAACAAGCAGCAAGATCATCAAAGGATCCTACCACTACTCTTCGACATTCGATATTGGATGGCTAAGTTACCACACTCCTCATTGGGACACGTTACACGTGAAGAGAACAAAGCTGCAGACAAACTCTCTCATTTTGCTACAGAAATGTTTTCTCAATCACAAAGCTTTCATGTATTATCTCGATGGCTGACAGAATATTTGTAA
- the LOC104709765 gene encoding uncharacterized protein LOC104709765 has translation MVLNQCAYETTTQDSMDAFSSMVVITSFPRKRKAEFDPEEEEEEIDGEKEGGKAKTEEPKARIDYLKSPEWDVDSFDGLEPFDHYRGIKPMGLEWEALTDKDFRGFFEELVSFCLLKLNQDQDSNVEFVEVVRGYYRAGRRSKSYITFMAREKPDGPLVEYQAKCMVTLDRKRHPILCRPAPTPKP, from the exons ATGGTTCTTAATCAATGCGCATACGAGACGACGACACAAGATTCCATGGACGCGTTTTCTTCAATGGTTGTGATCACTTCTTTCCCGAGAAAACGTAAGGCTGAGTTCGACCccgaagaggaggaggaagagatcgATGGTGAGAAAGAAGGAGGGAAAGCCAAAACAGAGGAGCCTAAGGCTAGAATAGATTACTTGAAGTCACCGGAAtgggatgtggacagcttcgaTGGTTTAGA GCCCTTTGATCACTACAGAGGAATAAAACCAATGGGCTTGGAGTGGGAAGCGCTTACGGATAAAGACTTTCGCGGCTTCTTTGAAGAGTTGGTCTCTTTTTGTCTCCTAAAACTCAACCAAGACCAG GATTCGAATGTGGAATTCGTTGAAGTTGTGAGAGGTTATTATCGCGCAGGACGTAGATCAAAGTCATACATTACATTTATGGCTAGGGAGAAGCCTGATGGACCTCTTGTGGAGTATCAAGCCAAGTGTATGGTTACTTTGGACAGAAAGAGGCATCCCATCCTATGTAGACCGGCTCCTACACCAAAGCCTTGA
- the LOC104709766 gene encoding uncharacterized protein LOC104709766 codes for MIECCNMQDLKFKGNPFSWVGKRQKETIQSCLDRVNSDWRASYPASETEFLPIAGSDHAPVIIDIEEDVYVKRGQFRYDKRHVDSEEFVQAVKRGWSTGRMDTNNSIHDKLHRCRRELANWKRRSKTNSAEKIQTIKHQLDTAVRSNTTPQSVITSLRYELNKAYGAEGQYWKLKSRNQWMNLGDRNTKFFHATTKMRKTRNRLKSMLDEQGIEHFRNDAIGQVA; via the coding sequence ATGATAGAATGTTGTAATATGCAAGATTTGAAGTTTAAAGGGAATCCTTTCAGTTGGGTTGGTAAGCGACAGAAGGAAACAATACAGTCATGTTTGGACAGAGTCAACTCAGATTGGAGAGCATCGTATCCAGCCTCAGAAACAGAGTTTCTCCCGATTGCAGGCTCCGATCATGCACCTGTAATTATCGACATAGAGGAAGATGTTTATGTCAAAAGAGGACAGTTCAGATATGATAAGAGACATGTCGATTCAGAGGAGTTTGTTCAGGCTGTTAAAAGAGGATGGTCTACTGGTCGAATGGATACTAATAATAGTATTCATGACAAACTTCATCGTTGCAGAAGAGAACTTGCGAACTGGAAAAGAAGATCAAAGACAAATTCAGCAGAAAAAATTCAGACTATAAAGCATCAGTTAGATACGGCAGTGAGAAGCAATACAACGCCTCAGTCAGTGATCACAAGCCTAAGATACGAGCTCAACAAAGCTTATGGTGCAGAGGGACAATACTGGAAACTAAAGAGTAGAAACCAGTGGATGAACTTGGGGGATCGGAACACTAAATTTTTCCATGCCACAACGAAGATGAGGAAAACTCGCAACCGTCTAAAGTCTATGTTAGATGAGCAAGGTATAGAACACTTCCGGAATGATGCAATCGGTCAGGTGGCATAA